A genomic region of SAR202 cluster bacterium contains the following coding sequences:
- a CDS encoding UTP--glucose-1-phosphate uridylyltransferase — protein MKVEKKVRKAVIPAGGVGTRFLPTSKAIPKELLPLFDKPLILYAVEEAVASGINHIILVTSPGKEALQRFFEPDSALESFLEQKGQAKLLETVRRITSMARFSYAEQKDPLGLGHAVLMAKDAVGEEPFAVMLPDDVIQDKKPALASMIDIFQKRNGGVIAVEEVPLENVSAYGVIKPRPLGERVYQVDGLVEKPPQNKAPSNLAIVGRYVLPAEVFDCLERTKPGAKGEIQLTDGLALLMETHPLFAYRFPGARHDGGNPLGLLKASLAEALAREDARPAILDTIKRLTS, from the coding sequence GTGAAAGTCGAAAAAAAAGTCCGTAAAGCCGTTATACCCGCCGGCGGCGTGGGCACCCGATTCCTCCCCACGTCCAAGGCCATCCCCAAGGAGCTTCTCCCCCTCTTCGACAAACCCCTTATCCTCTACGCCGTCGAAGAAGCCGTAGCCTCCGGCATTAATCACATCATCCTGGTCACGTCCCCCGGCAAGGAAGCCCTTCAGAGATTCTTTGAGCCTGACTCTGCCCTGGAGTCCTTCCTGGAACAAAAAGGCCAGGCAAAGCTCCTGGAAACCGTGCGCCGAATCACCTCCATGGCCCGCTTTTCCTACGCCGAGCAGAAAGACCCCCTGGGCCTCGGCCACGCCGTCCTCATGGCCAAAGACGCCGTTGGGGAAGAACCCTTCGCCGTCATGCTCCCCGACGACGTTATCCAGGACAAAAAGCCCGCCCTCGCCAGCATGATAGATATCTTCCAAAAGCGAAACGGCGGCGTCATCGCCGTCGAAGAAGTCCCTCTGGAAAACGTCAGCGCCTACGGCGTTATCAAGCCGCGGCCCCTCGGCGAGCGCGTCTATCAAGTCGATGGCCTGGTAGAAAAACCTCCCCAGAACAAGGCCCCCTCCAACCTCGCCATCGTGGGCCGCTACGTCCTCCCCGCCGAGGTCTTCGATTGCCTGGAGCGCACCAAGCCCGGCGCCAAGGGCGAAATCCAGCTCACCGACGGCCTCGCCCTCCTCATGGAGACCCACCCTCTCTTCGCCTACCGGTTCCCCGGCGCCCGCCACGACGGCGGCAACCCTCTAGGTCTCCTTAAAGCTTCCCTGGCCGAAGCCCTCGCCCGCGAAGACGCCCGCCCCGCCATCCTCGACACCATCAAACGCCTCACCTCCTGA
- a CDS encoding DinB family protein, translating into MPSIKESILQGTDEVEKEIFKVLDGMDYCLDWKPDAREWSAREVLWHILEDPEGGIPNNIDAMIKGSLPELTIIADETHINAQRQAMDLNDIREELKKFFARAREVVGAATDGQIREVTTSCWFPLRNHREDRSAQNLLEGLYLRHWRSHTQQLKDLRKSLGMD; encoded by the coding sequence ATGCCATCAATTAAAGAGTCCATCCTGCAAGGCACCGACGAAGTCGAAAAAGAGATATTCAAAGTCCTCGACGGCATGGACTATTGCCTGGACTGGAAGCCCGACGCCAGGGAGTGGTCCGCCCGCGAGGTTCTGTGGCATATCCTGGAAGACCCCGAAGGCGGCATCCCCAACAACATCGACGCCATGATTAAAGGCTCTCTCCCCGAGCTCACCATCATCGCCGACGAGACCCACATCAACGCCCAGCGTCAGGCCATGGATTTAAACGACATCCGCGAGGAGCTTAAAAAGTTCTTCGCTCGAGCGCGCGAGGTGGTGGGCGCCGCCACCGACGGCCAGATCCGTGAGGTCACTACCTCCTGCTGGTTCCCTCTCCGCAACCACCGCGAGGACCGCTCCGCCCAAAACCTGCTAGAAGGCCTCTATCTCCGCCATTGGCGAAGTCATACTCAGCAACTCAAAGATTTGAGGAAGAGTCTGGGGATGGACTAA
- a CDS encoding AbrB/MazE/SpoVT family DNA-binding domain-containing protein, translating to MKTMTKLGRNGRFVIPSSHRKALGLEEGDDLIVILEDKEIRVFTVEQGIKKAQEIVRRRVPAGRMLSEELIRERREEAKRE from the coding sequence ATGAAGACTATGACAAAGTTGGGCAGAAACGGTAGATTCGTCATACCTTCTTCCCACCGTAAAGCCTTAGGCCTTGAAGAAGGTGACGACCTTATTGTCATCCTTGAAGACAAGGAGATTCGCGTTTTTACAGTCGAGCAAGGCATCAAGAAAGCCCAAGAAATAGTGCGACGTCGCGTGCCGGCAGGCCGAATGCTCTCAGAAGAATTGATTCGTGAGCGAAGAGAAGAAGCCAAGCGAGAGTGA
- a CDS encoding type II toxin-antitoxin system VapC family toxin, producing MSEEKKPSESEVVLDSSALLALINDEPGAERVKTVVRRSAISSVNLSEVVAKLCQDNFSAIEIKGLLENLPFQIIDFTAEQAVQAGLLQPDTKFAGLSLGDRACLVLARQLALPAMTTDRNWARLSLGIHILMVR from the coding sequence GTGAGCGAAGAGAAGAAGCCAAGCGAGAGTGAAGTCGTTCTGGACTCATCCGCCCTCTTAGCCTTAATTAACGATGAGCCAGGGGCGGAGAGAGTTAAAACTGTAGTGAGACGGTCTGCCATTAGCTCCGTGAACCTTTCGGAGGTTGTGGCAAAACTCTGCCAGGACAACTTTTCAGCTATCGAGATTAAGGGATTGCTGGAAAATCTGCCATTCCAAATTATCGATTTTACGGCGGAACAGGCCGTTCAGGCCGGGCTTCTACAGCCTGACACCAAATTCGCGGGTCTATCCCTTGGAGACAGGGCTTGTTTAGTTCTAGCTAGGCAGTTGGCCTTGCCAGCCATGACGACAGATAGAAATTGGGCCAGGTTGTCTCTCGGGATACATATCCTGATGGTTCGGTAG
- a CDS encoding metallophosphoesterase family protein, producing the protein MVSVVASWVTLSARQAAASSPTSTRRREPKRGWTSPSRWWMAARRRSIKANSPRSFTVLAIPCDYIAVGAEGPDGYNLGLMRALIVSDIHANLEALEAVLADARARGGFEEVWCLGDVVGYGPDPGACLALLRGLKLTCIGGNHDYAACGRAGVEEFNSYAAQAVLWTASHLKKEEKEFLAGLREVERQEGFTLVHGTLKEPVWEYLVNQYAALDTFGRMESSYCLVGHSHMPFVCTESEGMALFGPFMEDISVRLDSRRLIFNPGSVGQPRDGDPRASYAMYDGDEAVITRHRVGYDIGRVQEKMRRAGLPEYLAERLSHGR; encoded by the coding sequence ATGGTGTCGGTGGTGGCGAGCTGGGTGACGTTGTCGGCGCGCCAGGCGGCGGCGTCATCACCAACGTCAACTAGAAGGCGGGAGCCGAAGAGGGGTTGGACATCGCCCAGTCGCTGGTGGATGGCGGCGAGGAGGCGGTCGATTAAGGCGAACTCGCCCAGGTCTTTTACGGTATTAGCCATACCTTGCGATTATATCGCAGTCGGCGCAGAGGGGCCTGACGGTTATAATTTAGGCCTGATGAGAGCGTTAATAGTGTCCGATATTCACGCCAACCTGGAGGCCTTGGAGGCTGTGCTGGCCGACGCACGAGCCAGGGGAGGGTTTGAGGAGGTGTGGTGCCTGGGGGACGTGGTGGGCTATGGGCCGGACCCAGGGGCGTGCCTGGCGTTGCTTCGAGGGCTGAAGTTGACATGCATCGGCGGGAACCACGATTACGCGGCGTGTGGGAGAGCGGGAGTGGAGGAGTTTAACAGCTACGCCGCACAGGCTGTCTTGTGGACGGCGTCGCATTTGAAGAAGGAGGAGAAGGAGTTTCTGGCGGGATTGAGGGAGGTGGAGCGCCAGGAGGGGTTCACGCTGGTGCACGGGACGTTGAAGGAGCCGGTGTGGGAGTACCTGGTGAACCAATATGCCGCGCTGGATACGTTTGGCAGGATGGAGTCGTCGTACTGTCTGGTGGGTCACTCGCACATGCCGTTTGTTTGCACAGAAAGCGAGGGGATGGCCTTGTTCGGGCCTTTTATGGAGGACATATCGGTGAGATTGGACTCGCGGCGGCTTATTTTCAACCCGGGGAGCGTAGGACAGCCCCGGGACGGTGACCCGAGGGCCAGCTATGCGATGTATGACGGGGACGAGGCTGTGATCACGAGGCATCGTGTGGGGTATGACATCGGGAGGGTGCAGGAGAAGATGCGGAGGGCGGGGCTGCCGGAATATCTGGCGGAGAGGCTGTCGCACGGGAGGTGA